The DNA sequence gcgatcgtcgaaaatgtgatcagcgggtcaagcgcgtcggcttttatacatcagtcgtcgaatgttccagagtaatcgctgggacccgcgtgccttccacacagttctacatcattcgcgtcgcgcacacatgcgatcagattatacaaggttcggtcacagacagcggatgtaagcatcgataacattccaaaaacttccgatacatgcaggcgcgtcctgcgctgtgcgataaccttTTTTCGtaggtgaaacgtgtcgcccgataaagacaaacaagtacacgtgtcaatatatagaaGGCAGGTCTTTCGCTTACCACTGAAGTTTCTTAAGAAGACCGATTTCTCTGGCGAATGTTGATGTCTAGCAGTACTTGCTAATAGTCACCAATAGCTTGATGTAGTGAGACTGGCCTTGACGGAGTGGAGGCGTCCTGTGCCTTTGCTCTGATTGGCCACCTTGTTCATTTCGTCTTAACAGTGCTGGTGATTAGTGGCATGCCCTTGTCACATGTAACTGGGTGGCATACTTTCGCCAGTAGTTGGCTTCTTCCTCCTTCCACAACTCACCAGTGGATAGTGGTGACACAGATCGGTCGCAGAATAATGTACGCCGTGGGGTTTAAATCGCGAAGCCGCTTTCACGGTCGCTAAacggagcgccccccccccccccctgcgcgcCTTCCCCCCTGGCGCCGCGTGTGTCGCAGTACCAGGACGCGAGCCGCCCGGATGCCGTGCTCAGCCTGCCCATCCTTTCGACGGCGGCCGGCCGCGACGCGCTGCCCGGCAAGAAACCCTCGCGCGACGAGTCGTGCGCCAGCTTTGGCGTCCAGCGGCCCAGCGAAGCCAAGCCCATCGGAGCGGCGCACCCGTCGGGGGGGCAGCGAGCACGTGACCTCTCACTGCTCGCGTTCGTCACCCTCCTGGCAGCGGCGTGCTGCGTGCTCGCCTACCTGGCATTCGTGGCGCCCAGGGCGCCCTCCGACAGGGTCGTCTACCACGGTAGGTCGGCTCGACTGTGCTCCACGAACCTTTCACAAGTATAGCGCATCATTGCCCTTAACGTTGCCGGCACGGACCATATTCGAGGAGTTGCAGTGCTACTTACCTTTAAATaaaattggggttttacgtgccaaagccaccatctgattatgaggcacgccgtagtgggggacccagGATTagtttagaccacctggggttctttaacgtgcacctaaatctaagttcacggatGATTTTCGGCATTTCACCCTCTTACTACTTACCTTCTGTCGTATGCCCTGAGTACAATAACTTGCATAAAAGCTGCACATTCGTGTACTTAAATGTGACCGAATCTTCAATACTCGCAATATTAGCGTGGTTTGGGTGTGTTATTTCGTATTTACGCTAGCTTCAAAGTAATACCTTTCATAGTAAAGCTCACTGAGACAACATGCATGCAGCTTCTGCACCATGTTTCGTGTTCTTAGATTTTGTAACCCGACGTGTCGCAATTGTAAATCCGTCCTGAATGTCTTGCTCCAATTTATGTCCCATGCCCATGCCACGCGGGCACGGAAATGACTTGAACTTCTTAATGCACTtaagtttatttttattcttgAGTTACCACACGGACATAATGAAATTAAAGCTTGACTGTCACATGCGGGGCAGTGCGTCCTCACAACTAATTCGTCTATCGAAAGCGTACTTCACTCCTAATGTAAGCAGTATCCATTGCGCGCAATAACGCATTTTCGATGTAAACTAAGGTCATTCTAAGGTGCATGCGTGCGTGGGTGCATGCGTGcggtgtgcgtgcgcgtgtgttcgTGCGCACatatgtgtgtgcatgcgtgtgtgcgtgtgtgtgtctttgtgtCTGTGTTGTAATAGTTGGAGTCGGGCGTGTCAAAAGGGGCAGCTCGCCCATGCTGACGTCCTGCTTATCCACGTTAAGGACGTcgttgaagggaggaacttgttcTCGTCTCTTTCGTCCACGTGGGAAAAGACTAccctaggcttcccgcagttcgCAGTGATATGTACGTGTTTGTTTctcttatagcagcggatcggtctaaaagattcgaattccTTTTTCTGCTCTTTCTGTACAGTTTCGCCATTCTCATCGCTCTCTTCTGACGCCCTTTTATCCACGTCTGAAGTCTCCAGTCGTTTCGTCTGCGatccctttttgaacggaaattgTTTCCGCAGTTcgtttcgaccgtcccaatttccgtcctcggcgttcagctttaaACGCGTTGTGGACTTTTCGGCTGATTCGGCCgacctttccacagtgtttatgTTTCCTGtatcttgcacccacagcttaacagattgtgggatgctctagtaaaactgctctagacacatgcattcgaTAGTCACGtttctgctctcgtacgcttccacTCGACAAGGTTTACATTTAAACCAtgtgcaaactccggatatccctcgctatccttcttgcccgTGCTTCGAAAcctctgccgaaaagcttcggctgaaaggcagTACTTCTTCGAAAGGCTAGCCTTAACATTCGCATAATAATATGCATCTggcgcactgagtctggcgattacttcagcAGTCTCagacggcaacatagacagcaacctctgcggccatgtactcggaccgaaattCATCTTCTCGcgagtcctttcaaaatttcataggaacaagcctatgtcgttcccgacctcaaatggctttaacaacCTGTcgatgcggtatgattctgcctcacttgatcttTCCAGAGCCCCTTAACTCGCTCGAGACAACTCCAAACGCTTACTTTCAAGGGcaagttgcatttttctgaaCTCGCGATATTTCTCGTGTTACACTCTGCCCTGCTGTTCTTTCAaccgtttctctcttttcctaaagAGTTCTAACCCAATTTCCATgtcctcctcactggcctgttgGGAATTGAGCTTTAATATTTCCAATTTCCTCATTTTCTTGTGTACTTCTAGGCCCAGTTCTTCACCGAAAACCATTCGTCTCTCAGAAGTGTCCTCAagtccatgattgctgctttactgccttgttCCTGCTCGCTAAACACAACTAGGTAAACataacctagctaacaatcaacaatccagcttccctacaCCCTTAGCTGGGTAACCCTTAGTATAGGTGCGCAAATTCGCATTTATAAGGTATTGTAACTAATATACGAtcagcttctgttcctgggccacgtcatcagcaaatctgacgtccgccctgacccgcagaagacaggtgcaatcgcaaagttcccgcagcccatcgacaagaaggcagtgcgcagattccttggcatgtgcgcctactacaggcgctttgtcaaggacttttcacgcaacgatgagccgctgacacatctaaccaaatgtgatgtcgagttgaagtgggaagcgccgcaggccgacgcatttcaagaactcaaacgacgcatgcaattgccaccggtacttgcacacttcgatgaggacgccgataccgaaatccacactgacgccagtagcctaggcctcggtgccgtcctagtccagaggaattaagacggacttgaacggatgatatcttatgctagccggtcgctgtcaaaagcggaaggcaattattctacgactgaaaaggaatgcctcgccataatTTGgtctacagcaaaattccgcccttacatctatggcaggccattcaaagtcgtcagcgaccgtcACGCGTTGTGTTGACTAGCTAACTTAATGGACCCATCAGGACGGCTGGCATGGTGAAGCCTCAGATTGCAACAATATGAGATCACTGtgatctacaagtccggacgaaaatactctgatgccgattgcctatcacgcgcccccattgacccgccgccgtaAGACGACGAagatgacgatgccttccttggaataataagcgcggaagacttcgttgAACCGcggcgagcagacccggagctaaaaggcctcgtcgagcatTTAGAAGGGAATTCCGACGTTATCCCTAGGTCAtctaagcgcggattgtcttaaTTCACGCTTCGAAACAACCTACTTGTGaggaagaacttctcaccagtccgcgccaacaatCTTCTTCTTGTTCCGTGAGcgctgcatccagaagtactgcacgccctacatgacgatccgaccgttGGGCACCTctgattctcccggacgctgtcgaggatacaggaaaggtattattggccgcgcctgaccgctgacgtcacccgttacgtgaggacatgccgagactgtcagcgacgcaagactaccgacaaggccagtgggattactacagccgatcaagcctccttgccgaccttttcagcagattgggatggatatggtgggaccgtttccgacgtcaacatccggaaataagtggatcgtcgtggcgacgaactacgtcacccgcttcgctgaaactaaagccctgccgaaaggtagtgcagcagaagtggcgaaattcttcgtcgagaacatcctgctggaacatggtgccccagaagtactcatcaccaacagaggaacggcctttacagcggagctcacccaagccgttCTGAAATACAGCCAAGCCACAGGAgtacaactgcctaccacccacagacgaatggtttcacagagcgcctgaacaagaccctcgccgacatgctagcaatgtatgtcgacgtcgagcacaagacgtcgGACGTggccctgccgtacgtaacctttgcttacaacacgggggtgcaagaaacaacacagatcacgtcgttcaagctggtttacggcacgaacctgacgactctcgacgccatactgccgcacgtcaccgacgaagagagtCTTGATGTCGCCAcatatctccagcgcgctgaagaagcccggcagCTATAGCCCGTTTGCGCATCGAGAActagcagaggaccgacagccgacactataaCCTTTGACGACGCTACGTCAAGTACCAACCCGGCGACCCTGTTTCGGTTTGGACCACgacacgccgacgaggactcagtgagaaactattacgccgctatttcggaccctacaagatcatccggtGCATTGTGGCgtactcgactatgaggtcgtgccagacggcatttcgctatcacagcggcgccgctcacgacctgaaatagtctaTGTTGTGCGGCTTAAgtcgttctaccagcgctaatgaactttagGACTTTAGATAGCTGAACTTtggacgtctttttttttttggagtttgttactttggactttgtttctttgttggtttgtttgttttgtttaataagtgtcctttttgtTTTTAACTCTCCTGTTTGGTTTGCAGCATAGGGACCATGTTTCTTGAGATGGGGATGGACACGTGTTCTTGTTTGTCTtttc is a window from the Dermacentor variabilis isolate Ectoservices chromosome 3, ASM5094787v1, whole genome shotgun sequence genome containing:
- the LOC142573892 gene encoding uncharacterized protein LOC142573892, whose amino-acid sequence is MASPEDPLAAATVGFRTSPSERMPNGLTYQATQSGLKVTVHENPLSTVLEYRRTPSPVTPYQDASRPDAVLSLPILSTAAGRDALPGKKPSRDESCASFGVQRPSEAKPIGAAHPSGGQRARDLSLLAFVTLLAAACCVLAYLAFVAPRAPSDRVVYHDLATKICLTPECVKTGAQTKI